The proteins below come from a single Periophthalmus magnuspinnatus isolate fPerMag1 chromosome 7, fPerMag1.2.pri, whole genome shotgun sequence genomic window:
- the LOC117373613 gene encoding neurofascin-like: MDGLVVLVFFLPLCQPVWMFEVPLEVKQPPTITKQSLKEHIVDPKETMVIECEAKGNPYPIFSWRRNGKYFNVARDSQTSMRRRSGTLDIYAKYNPEQYEAEYQCIASNQYGSAYSNKIRLMLYRAPVWPREIQEPVVVSAGLPLVLPCDPPAGPPKPETYWMKSCSYARPFNWPVQTAFPTMKAVPQDRRVSMGVSGDLYFSNVLFNDSVSDFCCNTRFPYKNMIQQKMPVVVKVLIARSVVEAAPTWLSPVGSSSSVLVLQGEELLLECIAAGMPTPHITWTKNGGSLDVTSRMKVKNFNKLIQIPKAAFEDAGEYICRATNKLGYIEHIITVKVKAAPFWLEKPTNLILAPEENGRLVCQADGVPRPTIEWFINGEPIEFATHQPNRVVSGDALIFRSATVENTAVYQCNASNQFGYLLANAFVNVLHATPRILSPRSEYLKVIEGTHAFLDCLYFGSPLPELRWSKYGQGNLEGNRFKTHRNGTLQINRIRIEDQGTYLCVVSNIAGREESQVQVEVKEPTVIVTKPQNTKVIRGTDVRLECVVKSDSTASVTTTWMKDKRYVTLGWRFNMEEANLLINNVNRGDEGNYTCIAKGELDQKSASAQLLIMDRPDPPTDLQLSDPYERTVRLTWVPGDSNHSPITEYLVQYDDDDWLPWKWRNLSSYPGNLNSVILHLIPFTYYEFRVIAVNEIGPSRPSRSSSRFQSSGAPPDVIPKNLKGVGTWRNNMEISWEPLSYREWNGPHLKYLVWWRRRDSREEWKNATTKWLRYYIYDADTFTPYELKIQAVNEFGLGPESPVVIGYSGEDRPVAAPLNLRVSDIESTQVTLHWDTVDKSSIMGELKEYKVYYWRDSSQLRWHRVNRGMKSKSFPDDSPEPSGVLTDLIPYSNYKMYIVVANSRYEGPASNYIHFSTPEGVPSVPKSFRIQQRHLDSIYVDWELPAEPNGVITGYSLKYQTVNATRGEELRVEEFPPNVTSFSIRRFDRYTRYRFSIAARTRIGLGEWYTEESPHYTTEIYAQDQVDITTQGWFIGIMCAVALLVLILLIVCFIKRSRGGKYPVREKKDISLEPVDNKEPEGSFDYRNLERITRVAILPYHPRREEERGIQRGQPSLESMMKRSYSDDSLVDYSEGGENPFNEDGSFIGQYTGARRDVRDLDFSGGLNSIYSLA; the protein is encoded by the exons ATGGACGGACTTGTTGTTCTAGTATTTTTTCTGCCATTATGTCAGCCTGTGTGGATGTTTGAGGTCCCCTTGGAAG TCAAACAGCCTCCAACCATCACCAAGCAGTCTCTGAAAGAACACATTGTTGACCCAAAGGAGACTATGGTCATAGAGTGTGAGGCTAAAGGAAACCCCTATCCCAT TTTCTCTTGGAGGCGCAATGGGAAATATTTCAACGTTGCACGTGACTCCCAGACGTCGATGCGCAGGCGCTCAGGGACGCTGGATATTTACGCCAAGTACAATCCCGAACAGTACGAAGCAGAGTATCAGTGCATTGCTTCCAATCAGTATGGGTCTGCGTACTCCAACAAAATTAGACTCATGCTTTACA GAGCTCCAGTGTGGCCAAGGGAGATCCAGGAGCCTGTGGTGGTCAGTGCAGGTTTACCTCTGGTCCTGCCATGTGATCCCCCGGCCGGCCCCCCGAAACCTGAAACCTACTGGATGAAAAGCT GCTCCTATGCCAGACCATTTAACTGGCCCGTTCAGACGGCGTTCCCCACCATGAAGGCTGTGCCCCAGGACCGCAGAGTTTCAATGGGTGTCAGTGGAGATCTGTACTTCTCCAATGTCCTGTTCAACGACTCTGTGTCTGACTTCTGCTGTAACACGCGTTTCCCGTACAAGAACATGATCCAGCAGAagatgcctgtggtcgtgaagGTGCTAATTG CACGCTCAGTGGTAGAGGCTGCCCCCACCTGGCTGTCCCCTGTCGGTTCATCCAGCTCTGTGCTGGTGCTGCAGGGGGAGGAGCTGCTGCTGGAGTGTATAGCTGCAGGCAT GCCCACTCCTCATATCACTTGGACTAAAAATGGCGGAAGTCTGGATGTGACTTCACGAATGAAAGTCAAGAATTTTAACAAGTTAATTCAAATCCCAAAGGCTGCTTTTGAAGATGCTGGTGAATACATTTGCAGAGCCACTAATAAGCTGGGCTATATTGAGCACATCATAACAGTTAAGGTCAAAG CGGCTCCTTTCTGGTTGGAAAAACCCACTAATTTGATCTTGGCTCCTGAGGAAAATGGACGTCTAGTTTGCCAAGCGGACGGTGTACCTCGTCCCACTATTGAATGGTTTATAAATGGAGAACCTATTGAAT TCGCCACCCACCAGCCCAACAGAGTGGTCTCAGGAGACGCTCTTATCTTTCGCAGTGCAACAGTAGAAAACACTGCTGTCTATCAGTGTAATGCATCCAATCAATTTGGCTATCTACTGGCCAACGCTTTTGTCAATGTTCTCC ATGCCACACCTCGTATCCTTAGTCCCAGAAGTGAGTACCTTAAGGTGATCGAGGGCACACACGCCTTTTTAGACTGTCTCTACTTTGGATCTCCACTGCCTGAATTACGATG gtcAAAATATGGACAGGGGAATCTAGAAGGCAATCGATTTAAGACCCACAGAAATGGCACTCTGCAGATAAATCGCATTCGAATCGAGGACCAGGGGACGTACCTCTGTGTGGTCAGTAACATcgcaggaagagaggagagccaAGTTCAGGTCGAGGTTAAAG AGCCTACAGTAATTGTCACAAAGCCCCAGAATACAAAGGTAATACGTGGAACAGATGTGCGTTTAGAGTGTGTGGTTAAATCTGACTCTACTGCATCTGTCACTACAACCTGGATGAAAGATAAGAGATACGTCACTCTCGGCTGGAG ATTTAACATGGAGGAAGCAAATCTGCTCATCAATAATGTAAACAGGGGTGATGAGGGGAACTACACGTGCATAGCTAAAGGAGAACTGGATCAAAAGTCTGCATCAGCACAGCTACTGATCATGG ATCGGCCTGACCCTCCCACTGATTTACAGCTGTCAGATCCATATGAACGAACTGTGAGACTGACGTGGGTTCCTGGAGACAGTAACCACAGTCCAATCACAG AGTATTTGGTGCAGTACGATGATGATGACTGGTTACCCTGGAAGTGGAGAAATCTGTCGTCGTATCCTGGCAACCTCAATTCTGTGATACTGCACCTCATCCCCTTCACGTACTACGAGTTTCGAGTGATAGCCGTCAACGAAATTGGGCCAAGTCGTCCCAGTCGCTCCTCCTCCCGTTTCCAGAGCAGTGGTGCAC CCCCAGATGTTATACCAAAAAATCTAAAAGGTGTGGGGACATGGAGGAATAACATGGAAATCAGCTGGGAG ccTCTGTCCTATCGAGAGTGGAACGGGCCTCACCTCAAATATTTGGTTTGGTGGAGAAGGAGAGATTCCAGAGAAGAATGGAAAAACGCTACTACAAAATGGTTGAGATACTACATTTACGATGCCGATACTTTTACTCCATATGAGCTCAAGATTCAAGCTGTCAATGAATTTGGGCTGGGGCCAGAGTCGCCTGTGGTCATTGGCTACTCTGGAGAGGATC GTCCAGTTGCAGCCCCCCTGAACCTGAGAGTGTCAGACATTGAAAGCACTCAGGTCACTCTGCATTGGGACACGGTCGACAAAAGCTCTATTATGGGTGAACTAAAAGAATACAAG GTTTATTACTGGAGAGACAgcagccagttgaggtggcacAGAGTCAACAGAGGCATGAAGTCCAAATCATTTCCAGATGACAGCCCAGAGCCCTCTGGAGTCCTCACTGATCTCATCCCCTACAGCAACTACAAGATGTACATTGTGGTGGCCAACAGTCGCTATGAAGGACCGGCCAGTAATTACATCCACTTCTCCACACCTGAAGGGG TACCATCTGTTCCAAAGTCTTTCCGGATCCAACAGCGACATCTGGACAGTATTTACGTTGACTGGGAGCTGCCAGCAGAGCCCAATGGAGTTATCACTGGGTACTCCCTTAAGTACCAGACAG TGAACGccaccagaggagaggagctgcGGGTCGAGGAGTTTCCTCCAAATGTCACTAGTTTTTCCATTCGTCGCTTTGACCGTTACACACGCTACCGCTTCTCCATCGCAGCCCGCACTCGGATTGGGCTCGGGGAATGGTACACGGAGGAGTCGCCCCACTACACCACTGAAA tttatgcTCAGGACCAGGTGGACATCACGACTCAGGGCTGGTTCATCGGGATCATGTGTGCTGTGGCGCTGCTTGTTCTCATTTTACTGATCGTGTGCTTCATCAAGAGGAGCCGAGGAGGAAAATACCCAG TTCgagaaaagaaagacatttcTCTGGAGCCAGTTGACAACAAAGAACCAGAAGGATCATTTGATTATAG GAATCTTGAAAG AATAACCCGCGTGGCAATTTTGCCTTATCACCCTCGACG ggAGGAAGAACGAGGGATTCAGAGAGGGCAGCCATCTTTGGAGTCCATGATGAAGCGCTCGTACAGTGATGACAGTTTAGTGGACtacagtgaaggaggagagaaccCCTTTAACGAGGATGGCTCCTTCATTGGGCAGTACACAGGAGCCAGGAGGGACGTACGGGACCTGGACTTTAGTGGAGGCCTCAACAGCATCTACTCCCTGGCATAA